A single Leclercia sp. AS011 DNA region contains:
- a CDS encoding mandelate racemase/muconate lactonizing enzyme family protein, with product MKIRHVECFPLKITPKQAYLGGSVEGHDSDYYYRPEYRCVYSRKMETCLVKITTDDGCVGWGEALAPVVPQVIAELITQLFAPLLIGQSPFSSGVLNARMYDAMRDRGHTTGYHIDALAAVDIALWDLKGKLLGQPVWQLLGGAWRDTIPCYVSGLPEPDLPARCQLAKRWQEKGFNAVKLALGYGVREDIANVKAIRETLGEEAQLFLDAHWNYSVAEAAELATALRDYGVGFLEAPLLPEDVAGHRELRAKSPVAIALGETERTRYQFKPFIEQRAADILQPDVGRTGISELMHIASLAETWNLKVAPHLSVGLAPCIAASLHVAAAIPNLYMLEYQPPVFEIANQLLTTPLICQQGAYQLPQGPGLGIEINEDAVMEATC from the coding sequence ATGAAAATACGTCACGTTGAATGTTTTCCACTGAAGATCACCCCAAAGCAGGCCTATCTCGGGGGGAGCGTCGAGGGGCATGACAGCGATTACTACTATCGTCCGGAGTACCGCTGCGTCTATTCGCGCAAAATGGAGACCTGCCTGGTCAAAATTACCACCGACGACGGCTGCGTTGGCTGGGGTGAAGCGCTGGCCCCGGTGGTGCCGCAGGTCATTGCGGAGCTCATCACCCAGCTCTTCGCACCGCTGCTGATCGGGCAATCGCCTTTTTCAAGCGGGGTGCTGAACGCCCGCATGTACGATGCCATGCGCGATCGCGGCCATACCACCGGCTACCATATCGATGCCCTTGCCGCCGTGGATATCGCCCTGTGGGATCTTAAAGGCAAGCTGCTAGGCCAGCCGGTCTGGCAGCTGCTGGGCGGTGCCTGGCGTGACACCATTCCTTGTTACGTTTCGGGGTTGCCTGAGCCCGACCTGCCTGCGCGTTGCCAGCTGGCGAAACGCTGGCAGGAGAAGGGCTTTAATGCCGTCAAGCTGGCGCTGGGCTACGGCGTGCGGGAAGACATCGCCAACGTGAAGGCCATACGTGAAACCCTGGGCGAAGAGGCGCAACTCTTCCTCGATGCCCACTGGAACTACAGCGTGGCAGAAGCCGCCGAGCTGGCAACGGCGTTGCGCGACTACGGCGTCGGTTTTCTCGAAGCGCCGCTGTTGCCGGAAGATGTGGCAGGGCACCGCGAGCTACGGGCCAAAAGCCCGGTGGCGATTGCGCTGGGCGAAACCGAGCGCACCCGCTACCAGTTCAAACCCTTTATCGAGCAGCGGGCGGCGGACATTCTGCAGCCGGACGTGGGCCGCACCGGCATCAGCGAGCTGATGCACATCGCCTCGCTGGCGGAGACCTGGAACCTGAAGGTCGCCCCGCATCTCAGCGTCGGTCTTGCGCCCTGTATCGCCGCTTCGCTGCACGTCGCAGCCGCCATCCCCAATCTCTACATGCTGGAGTATCAGCCTCCGGTCTTTGAGATTGCCAACCAACTTCTCACCACGCCGCTCATCTGCCAGCAGGGGGCGTATCAGCTGCCGCAGGGGCCGGGGCTGGGTATTGAAATCAATGAAGACGCCGTCATGGAGGCAACATGTTAA
- a CDS encoding dihydrodipicolinate synthase family protein: MLKGNVPILATAFDAEGEVDFVSIERLVKFLLQQGIDGLALFGNASEGYALTLGEKEALFACVKNLTGDLPLVAAAGGAASAVAIEDIARIQRWGAQVAMVNPPSVVKPGPEEIVNFYREICAACDIDIMIQDAPLMTGVNIPVATLVTLCQSFPAIKYIKVEQPPTTLKITALKHALGDSVGLFGGLNAGFLYEELRRGVIGTMPACEFPDVINMILQAWQHNPREAQSLFYRYLPFLRYGVQPGIGVAIHKTVLHRAGIFTTDVVREPAKRLDAVTRDELQDLTDALPLAVFGSRV; the protein is encoded by the coding sequence ATGTTAAAAGGCAACGTACCGATTCTGGCTACCGCGTTTGATGCAGAGGGCGAAGTGGATTTCGTCTCGATTGAGCGGCTGGTGAAATTCCTCCTGCAACAGGGCATCGATGGCCTGGCGCTGTTCGGCAACGCCTCTGAAGGCTATGCCCTGACCCTGGGCGAAAAAGAGGCGCTGTTTGCCTGCGTGAAAAACCTTACCGGCGATCTGCCGCTGGTGGCCGCCGCCGGGGGAGCCGCCTCTGCGGTGGCGATAGAAGATATCGCCCGGATACAGCGCTGGGGGGCGCAGGTGGCGATGGTCAATCCACCGTCGGTCGTCAAACCTGGCCCGGAGGAGATCGTTAATTTTTACCGGGAGATCTGCGCGGCCTGCGATATCGACATCATGATTCAGGACGCGCCGCTGATGACCGGGGTCAACATCCCGGTAGCCACGCTGGTCACGCTGTGCCAGTCGTTTCCGGCTATCAAGTACATCAAAGTGGAGCAACCGCCCACCACGCTGAAAATCACCGCCCTGAAGCATGCGCTGGGCGACAGCGTCGGGCTGTTTGGCGGCCTGAACGCCGGTTTTCTTTATGAAGAGCTACGCCGTGGGGTGATCGGTACCATGCCCGCCTGCGAATTCCCGGACGTCATCAACATGATCCTGCAGGCCTGGCAGCATAACCCGCGGGAAGCGCAGTCGCTCTTTTACCGCTATCTTCCCTTCCTGCGCTATGGCGTGCAGCCGGGCATCGGCGTGGCGATCCACAAAACCGTCCTGCACCGGGCGGGGATCTTCACCACCGACGTGGTGCGTGAACCGGCCAAACGGCTGGACGCGGTCACCCGCGACGAATTGCAGGATCTCACCGACGCGCTGCCGCTGGCGGTGTTTGGATCGCGGGTATGA
- a CDS encoding 2-dehydro-3-deoxygalactonokinase, with product MNYIAVDWGTSNFRAIGVRDGQVIRTVQDTCGVATCERAELPAILRKQLLRLEDAWDPHLPVLLCGMIGSNIGIADAGYMALPLSFRDLLGKGRELPGILSNPLTLRPGICDPRANEVCRGEEMQLAGAIALTDACTFAAVGTHSKWMTIDRQQQRVTGLRTLMTGELYHLVLNHSVVGKGLPPQATSASAFSEGVAVAQSVEAGQGELVSELFRCRGRYILGDLDPACAASWLSGLLIGHEILRGHPGKTRVCFIGSRALLPLYQQACEQIGLPCSTLEAETALIAGLNEVFRHDS from the coding sequence ATGAATTACATTGCCGTTGACTGGGGCACCAGCAATTTCCGGGCGATCGGCGTGCGTGACGGCCAGGTGATCCGCACCGTGCAGGATACCTGCGGCGTGGCGACCTGCGAGCGTGCTGAATTGCCGGCGATCCTGCGTAAGCAGCTGCTGCGGCTGGAAGACGCCTGGGACCCGCATTTGCCCGTACTGCTGTGCGGCATGATTGGCAGCAATATCGGTATTGCCGATGCGGGCTACATGGCGTTGCCGCTTAGCTTCCGCGACCTGTTGGGTAAGGGCCGCGAACTGCCCGGGATCCTGAGCAACCCGCTGACCCTGCGGCCGGGTATCTGCGATCCGCGGGCCAATGAAGTCTGCCGTGGGGAAGAGATGCAGTTAGCCGGGGCCATCGCCCTGACGGACGCCTGCACCTTTGCCGCCGTGGGCACCCACAGCAAATGGATGACCATTGACCGCCAGCAGCAGCGCGTGACGGGCCTGCGCACCCTGATGACCGGCGAGCTCTATCACCTGGTGTTGAATCATTCGGTGGTGGGTAAAGGGCTCCCCCCGCAGGCGACCTCCGCCAGCGCCTTCAGCGAGGGCGTTGCCGTGGCGCAATCGGTCGAGGCCGGGCAGGGCGAACTGGTGAGCGAGCTGTTCCGCTGTCGGGGGCGCTACATTCTGGGGGATCTCGACCCGGCCTGCGCCGCAAGCTGGCTCTCCGGCCTGCTGATTGGGCACGAGATCCTGCGCGGTCACCCAGGGAAGACGCGGGTCTGTTTTATCGGCAGCCGCGCCTTGCTTCCCCTCTACCAGCAGGCCTGCGAGCAAATCGGGCTGCCTTGCTCCACCCTCGAGGCGGAAACCGCCCTGATTGCCGGGCTCAATGAGGTATTCCGCCATGATAGCTAG